The proteins below are encoded in one region of Silene latifolia isolate original U9 population chromosome 2, ASM4854445v1, whole genome shotgun sequence:
- the LOC141643865 gene encoding uncharacterized protein LOC141643865 isoform X8 yields the protein MKLEVAASESEVIQKDDDFYPSDTIVEQAGNQRAQLKNPISSGRNSMDKEEEDISGDASEEVYISPETTAEKIKACLSETGIKLTAPFISSVDDTQNTHDDIRNDIPSAEKGDMDSTLPEEQRAEIMQTSLQECSSTNMGDNIANDSKVVEVEHENNEINAEVSQMSSMLLKPDIEKTAEYVSDEMDEQKFSEKILHPIEEKSVEQPFYEESCEAGDISAQLKAEDDSLMKMTEIQVENKHIALTADQEGKSPKDLNYEKERDNEGMSPKDAQQISEEIIESSNVSCADEEAEPTSEPQQSYQEILEPSQIIHEGANDSKENANDNSTEREVTKSTEEMLVDSSSTIEECSKPIESETYESKTIRSEDGAYVDQLAEHATIEATEKSSQVGLAAVTGPANIQENDEHQTSQTVVEENETVSEMIKQKQSFPESDLLHLQEKNVISTESISHDNANMTNTALEGDNDERVELKAEETGYSFEEQNVETATREPYSSDQISSADEISVPFSEKGDSAISTDSDNISSLNDHGNMESLDTEAKLDMMQEVENKREIVVETASNDITEEINEESYMLSENQVDNLTNKATDEPGLIVDSRQNIPLPAEDQINKLTDVREKAYESVGEKNAIEEENDSIRSPDKDPEKDSESNNEEIQNDSKPGQSCRNEPDIVKHLEIVNPEIEETKLEQGEQNQENSIHNDAIGPDEDAQSTFTNIGPTSLENHEVKIDEIMEETVSEIEQKNIENVELRSVRDVTSAEENIEDSTNSTAAENNVTYEDGINKGDDQSENQSLNVTCVQTGTEAEDTINKTDDSEKEVDLQYTEETQSTRDATVESFQSAITDEMEDDKNLENTKADPSQEHDEINNKNSNYDEESNEYKEQEPNEANEFHLEEESKTEEAKTQVYEEGSSSNKEGIRNVEVSQSQDECSKVYEDGINVIEVEETTDKQHQEQEESSAYGEHDGVLADQEDQTERESCKYDEMDESDSRKDKEIISQEFEQDKLVNAITSQESSPPIEPLEHNLGAAMEDPTVSQPSEIVDDESLSVEASQVVGLEAEQHIQTNEYPEQENDISADTQIIQGDSAEHITNSAIGYEDSTTFAEAGPGSADHLKIVDSKDDEHAENIQESESENQGLASKEVDTAIEANKDDNFDQLPKDLQHNNDAQNFENEGAQKDGQQVLLEAGSDVEEFQEMNANPMELSENTGAESDNIEVQNDGGDDEEGVRDDTAKTVPVTDPKIEGDLSTGIPSQSGKLDQEINADNPVTSRDEDTGESSEAMQIVDIREEVSADCHVSSTDPGTDIQQENENNTASLDCQQDQEDQRGHESFKNSKMDESQPEKDIELINQGFEQESISSEMPCQETSATIEALRQDIGTAIDDHTQNEPSEIANDKVHIVEVSKEADLETEQHNQTNEEPEHENEISAEESMDVENREFIPESAELREVNITKNETINSRTADLGSNTVEDLSGSENTNLEVSEKVINLDEDPKVNTEVMTQDKSVENRELVPESAELAEDNDTENEAISSRAMDLGRSTVEDLSGNEGTNSEISQKVTSLDEDPRVNTDAVPKDMSVENRELVPESAEQAEENNTENEIINRRAEDLGSNTIEDSGNENTNLEISQKEINTEDVHQDMDVEDQELIPESTKQREENNAENEAINSRAADLGSNTVEDLSGNENIYSEISQKVAKLDEDPRVNTEVMPQDVSVENRELIPESVELTEENNTENEAVNSRAEDLGLNTVEDRGNENTNLEISQTEMEISLNENPILNREVVLQVMNVESHEIIPELTELREENNTENEATKSRGEDLRSNTIEDLAGYENTNPEIPQNEINSDEDPTVNTEVVPRDIEVENHKLIPESTELREENNTNNEAINIRAEDDLSGNENTNSEMSQKVTNLNEDPKLSTEVMPQDMSVEDHGFISESTELREENNTENEAANSIAKALGSNTVEDLSGNKNTNSEISQKEINLDENPIVDTEVVLQDMSVENRALVPESAELKEENNTKNEAINSRAEDLGSNTVEDSGNENTNLEISQKEISLNENPTVNTDVVLQDMDVESHELIPESTELREENSTENEAIKCRAVGLGSNTVEDHSGNENTNSETSQKLTNLDEEKNTEVMPQVMDDENLEFIPESTDIRKENNTENEAINGRGEDLGSNTIEDLTGNENTNLEISQREIYSEEDPTVIKEIVPRDMDVENHELIPESTELREENNTENEAINSKAADLGSNTVEDLSGNENTNSEMSQKVTNLDEDPRVDTEVVPRDVDVGDHEIIPESTENTTENEAINSKADDLGSNTIEDSSGNENTNLEISQKEISLNEDPIVETEGVLQDMDVENHKFIPESTELIEENNTENEAIKSKAEESGPNTAGDLGGNENTNSEMSQINLDEDPIVKVKELQTMEKIQDDEEPENTEREITQEGSQHTLAEEHTIDQEKPIDTADTSQLENEEKTCMYDEEIQEVKETHEQCKFNEMNESVTFKNKEIESQGFEDDCTSKRKENEQTPMHSEASGQNVGAETPNQDNEECRIDAFEVINAQEVAEHDEHRNEALLDKINEQEVICPNASSSGNEMDTSAEQTTEPPLEISQTNNADQGPELGVYEQSIEGNEEEDKLDSNKPKFNMEMVVNPIEESQLKDDRENEINGQPTQTQSGNGISTAIEPSQYIQECEPNDAKQDGNVSNVTKSYIDGHSIDESTPDETVQTQGKQPVEPQENILEPSSPSEATSTTQGKEDCSVTLQDLNKEKEEDPIPEKATQRELQVSSGFELYGDLPYKPAVGDVSKTEEYLVPEAQGANDTLDNEKMEPRSCTSSCSHEINSDADQFQHNSQQTARISCADEPSIRSVSENYGHASEEVTENQEETKSPEQLIELNNEQTMEDIIDGSGRQAVKSEMTVEESKSGENYGPHGTSAYDSTEEKQVAAGSIEIVERSSEPVPFKESKRDEDETTEEKEETSADAESHEPEFYKIDNDADRYEKTLSSTECNTKSDECSITISKNSKEISEEPHILVTPTSLEGEAVGENFQQSTSEERTENEVTPMEPKMHASELLHQMNVPKPDNMDDEKGKQQESAKGLECCSTLESQQGNDRTLFTEMEVPENPSSRETDSSHFKAKLKVDEIQSEGIFPNESDVHMDCQEKEKISTAEIIASHICQEIETEEKLNQPSSEHQNQRPETSTLVTDANDDHHLKLEQPSFGEEVLHEESTENSFRSFDNPTKIVCAPEEREIEHPSLEVEPDRDLEQTQDLNEKLRTMDNSVRTDPNELPSEFQGVESSAEVESDKEDSTLERLNVKEVCHLNEKRETDESSQLNFKSQPIFGENLVNSCETSEEIGNDTQLQTVKNELMGEGSPSNFEVYEAVVTDAAREEEMHEVNTTVSSEDRALEQPSLPTTKSCDETKKPLIADEHSANTTFSVSQVSGINNPPPTETNATEEKVSEEQPMKKVSNHDSNTPQTMQIDKEEQLQENYDDLHQSSRLQELCGKDSVNMRIDEPVDTVDVLYNGMNVENFTKEGSVSSMNEVPSLEPVQSLTKSKEEIADEKYNETEEKPMLPSIIDEKKSGEWVVVSQTLQDDAKRAADEPKTEKEKEDTENDHGEEDSELIPMISEASRDIELKTQNKKSLHILSGMGSKMKNSISKVKKAMACASPQFSPDDVIIKLNKSKKS from the exons ATGAAATTAGAAGTTGCAGCATCAGAATCTGAAGTTATACAA AAAGACGATGATTTTTACCCAAGTGACACCATTGTGGAACAAGCTGGAAACCAACGTGCGCAACTGAAAAACCCAATATCCAGTGGACGGAACAGTA TGGataaagaggaagaagacatatcTGGAGATGCTTCTGAAGAGGTCTATATATCGCCAGAGACGACAGCTGAAAAGATTAAGGCTTGCCTTTCAGAAACAGGGATTAAATTAACCGCGCCATTCATTAGTTCTGTGGATGACACACAAAATACACATGATGACATCAGGAATGATATACCCTCAGCTGAAAAG GGAGACATGGACTCAACACTTCCAGAGGAACAACGAGCAGAGATTATGCAGACCTCCTTACAAGAGTGTTCGTCTACAAATATGGGTGACAACATTGCCAACGACTCAAAAGTTGTAGAAGTCGAGCATGAAAATAATGAAATTAATGCTGAAGTCAGTCAAATGTCAAGCATGCTGTTAAAACCTGACATTGAGAAAACTGCTGAATATGTGAGTGATgaaatggatgaacaaaaattCTCTGAGAAGATCCTACATCCCATAGAAGAAAAATCAGTAGAACAACCGTTTTATGAAGAAAGTTGTGAGGCTGGAGATATTAGTGCGCAACTGAAAGCCGAAGATGACAGTTTAATGAAAATGACAGAAATTCAGGTGGAAAATAAACACATAGCCTTAACAGCAGATCAAGAGGGTAAGTCACCAAAAGACTTAAATTATGAGAAAGAGCGGGATAATGAGGGTATGTCACCCAAAGATGCTCAACAAATTTCTGAAGAGATAATAGAGAGCAGCAACGTAAGTTGTGCAGATGAAGAAGCTGAGCCTACCAGTGAACCCCAGCAATCCTACCAAGAAATATTAGAGCCAAGTCAGATTATACACGAGGGG GCAAATGACTCAAAGGAGAATGCTAATGATAACTCTACTGAAAGAGAAGTCACGAAGTCTACAGAAGAGATGCTGGTTGATAGCAGTTCAACCATTGAAGAGTGCTCAAAACCGATCGAGTCAGAG ACATATGAATCCAAGACTATCAGATCGGAAGATGGTGCTTATGTTGACCAATTGGCTGAACATGCCACAATAGAAGCAACAGAGAAGAGTAGCCAAGTAGGTCTTGCTGCTGTAACAGGACCTGCGAATATACAAGAGAATGATGAGCATCAAACTTCTCAGACAGTGGTAGAAGAGAATGAAACTGTCTCGGAAATGATTAAACAAAAACAGAGTTTCCCAGAGTCTGATTTGCTGCATTTGCAAGAGAAAAATGTAATATCAACAGAATCTAtatcacacgataatgccaataTGACTAACACAGCTCTGGAAGGGGATAATGACGAGAGGGTTGAGTTAAAGGCTGAAGAAACTGGATACAGTTTTGAAGAACAAAACGTTGAAACTGCGACACGTGAACCATATTCCAGTGACCAAATATCTAGCGCAGATGAAATCTCAGTTCCATTCTCAGAAAAAGGAGATTCTGCTATTTCCACAGACAGTGACAATATATCCAGCTTGAATGACCACGGAAATATGGAATCCTTAGATACAGAAGCAAAGCTAGACATGATGCAAGAAGTTGAAAATAAAAGGGAGATTGTTGTGGAAACAGCTTCCAATGACATCACAGAAGAAATTAATGAGGAGTCATATATGCTGTCAGAGAATCAGGTTGACAATTTGACAAATAAGGCCACAGATGAACCCGGCCTTATAGTAGATAGCAGACAGAACATCCCACTCCCAGCGGAAGATCAGATCAACAAGTTAACTGATGTCAGGGAGAAGGCATATGAGTCAGTAGGAGAAAAGAACGCAATTGAAGAAGAAAATGACAGCATACGTTCTCCTGACAAAGACCCTGAAAAAGATTCTGAATCCAACAACGAAGAAATCCAAAATGATAGTAAACCAGGTCAGTCATGTAGAAATGAACCCGACATAGTGAAACATTTGGAGATAGTTAACCCAGAAATTGAAGAGACAAAGTTAGAACAGGGAGAACAAAATCAAGAGAATTCTATTCATAATGATGCAATAGGCCCAGACGAAGATGCTCAGTCAACATTTACAAATATAGGGCCGACCAGCCTTGAAAATCACGAAGTAAAGATTGATGAAATAATGGAAGAAACCGTTTCTGAAATAGAGCAAAAGAATATTGAGAATGTGGAACTCCGCAGTGTTAGGGACGTGACATCAGCAGAAGAG AATATCGAAGATAGCACAAATTCAACAGCTGCTGAAAATAATGTCACATATGAAGACGGTATAAACAAAGGCGATGATCAGAGTGAGAATCAGTCCTTGAATGTCACTTGTGTACAGACTGGAACAGAGGCTGAGGACACAATAAACAAAACGGATGATTCTGAAAAG GAAGTAGACTTACAGTATACGGAGGAAACGCAAAGCACCAGAGATGCTACTGTAGAAAGTTTTCAGAGTGCCATAACTGATGAAATGGAAGATGATAAG AACTTGGAGAATACCAAGGCAGATCCTTCTCAGGAACatgatgaaattaacaataagaacTCAAACTACGATGAAGAATCAAATGAATACAAAGAACAAGAACCCAATGAGGCAAATGAGTTTCATTTAGAAGAGGAAAGTAAAACTGAGGAGGCAAAAACTCAAGTATACGAAGAGGGAAGTTCTAGCAATAAGGAAGGAATTAGAAACGTTGAAGTTTCACAAAGCCAAGATGAATGCAGTAAGGTATATGAGGATGGCATAAATGTTATTGAAGTTGAAGAAACTACAGATAAACAACATCAAGAGCAAGAAGAAAGTAGTGCTTACGGTGAACATGACGGTGTTCTTGCAGACCAG GAGGATCAAACAGAAAGAGAATCCTGCAAGTATGACGAGATGGATGAATCAGACTCTAGAAAAGATAAAGAGATCATAAGCCAGGAATTTGAACAGGACAAACTCGTCAACGCAATAACAAGTCAGGAATCATCCCCACCTATTGAACCATTAGAACATAACTTAGGAGCTGCAATGGAGGATCCAACAGTAAGCCAGCCTTCTGAAATTGTAGATGACGAATCCCTCAGCGTTGAAGCTAGCCAAGTAGTAGGACTTGAAGCAGAGCAACATATCCAGACAAATGAATATCCTGAGCAAGAAAATGATATCTCTGCAGATACG CAGATCATTCAAGGTGATTCTGCTGAACATATCACAAATTCTGCTATTGGCTATGAAGACAGCACAACATTTGCTGAGGCCGGACCTGGAAGTGCTGACCACCTCAAGATTGTGGACAGCAAAGATGATGAACATGCTGAAAATATTCAGGAATCAGAAAGTGAGAATCAAGGTTTGGCTTCGAAGGAAGTGGATACTGCGATAGAGGCAAACAAAGATGATAATTTTGACCAG TTGCCAAAGGATCTTCAGCATAACAATGATGCTCAAAATTTTGAAAACGAAGGAGCTCAGAAAGATGGCCAACAAGTGTTATTGGAAGCAGGATCAGATGTAGAG GAGTTTCAGGAAATGAATGCCAATCCTATGGAACTTAGTGAGAACACTGGAGCTGAATCAGACAATATTGAAGTCCAAAATGATGGAGGGGATGATGAAGAAGGTGTGCGTGATGATACTGCTAAGACAGTCCCAGTAACGGACCCAAAGATAGAAGGTGATTTATCCACAGGGATTCCCTCTCAAAGTGGAAAGCTAGATCAGGAGATTAATGCTGACAACCCTGTCACAAGCCGAGATGAAGACACTGGGGAGTCAAGTGAAGCGATGCAAATAGTTGACATCCGTGAGGAAGTATCAGCTGATTGTCATGTCTCGTCTACGGATCCTGGCACGGATATTCAGCAAGAGAATGAAAATAACACAGCTAGCTTGGATTGTCAGCAAGATCAGGAGGATCAAAGAGGACATGAATCTTTCAAGAACAGTAAAATGGATGAGTCACAGCCAGAGAAAGATATAGAGCTCATTAACCAGGGATTTGAACAGGAAAGTATCAGCAGTGAAATGCCATGCCAAGAAACTTCCGCAACCATTGAAGCATTAAGACAAGACATAGGAACCGCAATAGATGATCATACACAAAACGAGCCTTCTGAGATTGCAAATGACAAGGTTCACATTGTTGAAGTTAGCAAAGAAGCAGACTTGGAAACAGAGCAACATAATCAAACAAATGAAGAACCTGAACATGAAAATGAAATTTCTGCAGAAGAG AGCATGGACGTTGAGAACCGTGAATTTATCCCAGAATCAGCAGAACTAAGAGAAGTGAATATCACCAAGAATGAGACAATTAATAGCAGAACAGCGGATCTAGGTTCAAACACTGTTGAAGACCTTAGTGGAAGCGAAAATACAAACTTGGAAGTTTCAGAAAAGGTGATAAACTTGGATGAGGATCCCAAAGTTAACACAGAAGTCATGACTCAG GACAAGAGCGTTGAGAACCGTGAATTAGTCCCAGAATCAGCAGAGCTAGCAGAAGATAATGACACCGAGAATGAGGCAATTAGTAGCAGAGCAATGGATCTAGGTCGAAGCACTGTTGAAGACCTTAGTGGAAATGAAGGTACAAACTCGGAAATTTCACAAAAGGTGACAAGCTTGGACGAGGATCCCAGAGTTAACACAGATGCCGTGCCTAAG GACATGAGCGTTGAGAACCGTGAATTAGTCCCAGAATCAGCAGAACAAGCAGAGGAGAATAACACCGAGAATGAGATAATAAATAGAAGAGCAGAAGATCTAGGTTCAAACACTATTGAAGACAGTGGAAACGAAAACACAAACTTGGAAATTTCACAAAAGGAGATTAACACAGAAGATGTACATCAG GACATGGACGTTGAGGACCAAGAATTAATCCCAGAATCAACAAAACAAAGAGAAGAGAATAACGCCGAGAATGAGGCAATAAATAGCAGAGCAGCGGATCTAGGTTCAAACACTGTCGAAGACCTTAGTGGAAACGAAAACATATACTCCGAAATTTCACAAAAGGTTGCAAAATTGGACGAGGATCCCAGAGTAAACACAGAAGTCATGCCTCAG GACGTGAGCGTTGAGAACCGTGAATTAATCCCAGAATCAGTAGAATTAACAGAAGAGAATAACACCGAGAATGAAGCAGTTAATAGCAGAGCAGAAGATCTAGGTCTGAACACGGTTGAAGATAGAGGAAACGAAAACACAAACCTTGAAATATCACAGACGGAGATGGAGATAAGCTTGAACGAGAATCCAATATTAAACAGAGAAGTTGTACTTCAG GTCATGAACGTTGAGAGTCACGAAATAATCCCAGAATTAACAGAACTCAGAGAAGAGAATAACACTGAGAATGAGGCAACCAAGAGCAGAGGAGAGGATCTACGTTCAAACACTATTGAAGACCTTGCTGGATACGAAAATACAAACCCAGAAATTCCACAAAATGAGATAAACTCGGATGAGGATCCCACAGTTAACACAGAAGTTGTGCCTCGG GACATTGAAGTTGAGAACCACAAATTAATCCCAGAATCAACAGAACTAAGAGAGGAGAATAACACCAACAACGAGGCAATTAATATCAGAGCAGAAGATGACCTGAGTGGAAACGAAAATACAAACTCAGAGATGTCCCAGAAAGTGACAAACTTGAACGAGGATCCCAAACTTAGCACAGAAGTCATGCCTCAG GACATGAGCGTTGAGGACCACGGCTTTATCTCAGAATCAACAGAACTAAGAGAAGAGAATAACACCGAGAATGAAGCAGCTAATAGCATAGCAAAGGCTCTAGGTTCAAACACTGTTGAAGACCTTAGTGgaaacaaaaatacaaattcgGAAATTTCACAAAAGGAGATAAACTTGGACGAGAATCCCATAGTTGACACAGAAGTTGTGCTTCAG GACATGAGCGTTGAGAACCGTGCATTAGTCCCAGAATCAGCAGAACTAAAAGAAGAGAATAATACCAAGAATGAGGCAATAAATAGCAGAGCAGAGGATCTAGGTTCAAACACTGTGGAAGATAGTGGAAATGAAAATACAAACTTGGAAATTTCACAAAAGGAAATAAGTTTGAATGAAAATCCAACAGTCAACACAGACGTGGTACTTCAG GACATGGACGTGGAGAGCCACGAATTAATCCCAGAATCAACAGAACTAAGAGAAGAGAATAGCACTGAGAATGAGGCAATTAAGTGTAGGGCAGTGGGTCTAGGTTCAAACACTGTTGAAGACCATAGTGGAAACGAAAACACAAACTCGGAAACTTCACAAAAGTTGACAAACTTGGACGAAGAGAAAAACACAGAAGTCATGCCTCAG GTCATGGATGATGAGAACCTCGAATTTATCCCAGAATCAACAGATATAAGAAAAGAGAATAACACCGAGAATGAGGCAATTAATGGCAGAGGAGAGGATCTAGGTTCAAACACTATTGAAGACCTTACTGGAAACGAAAACACAAACTTGGAAATTTCACAAAGGGAGATATACTCAGAAGAGGATCCCACAGTAATCAAAGAAATTGTGCCTCGG GACATGGACGTTGAGAACCACGAATTAATCCCAGAATCAACAGAACTAAGAGAGGAGAATAACACCGAGAATGAGGCAATTAATAGCAAAGCAGCGGATCTAGGTTCAAACACTGTTGAAGACCTTAGTGGAAATGAAAATACAAACTCGGAAATGTCCCAAAAGGTGACAAACTTGGACGAGGATCCCAGAGTTGACACAGAAGTCGTGCCTCGG GACGTGGATGTTGGGGACCACGAAATTATCCCAGAATCAACAGAGAATACCACCGAGAATGAGGCAATTAATAGCAAAGCAGATGATCTAGGCTCAAACACTATAGAAGATTCTAGTGGAAACGAAAACACAAACTTGGAAATTTCACAAAAGGAGATAAGTTTGAACGAGGATCCCATAGTTGAGACAGAAGGTGTGCTTCAG GACATGGACGTTGAGAACCACAAATTTATCCCAGAATCAACAGAACTAATAGAAGAGAATAACACCGAGAATGAGGCAATTAAGAGCAAAGCAGAGGAATCAGGTCCAAACACTGCTGGAGACCTTGGTGGAAATGAAAACACAAACTCAGAAATGTCACAAATAAACTTGGATGAGGATCCCATAGTTAAGGTAAAAGAGCTTCAG ACCATGGAGAAAATTCAGGACGATGAGGAACCCGAAAACACTGAACGAGAAATTACACAGGAAGGTTCTCAGCACACTCTTGCAGAAGAGCATACAATTGACCAG GAAAAACCAATTGACACAGCTGATACTTCCCAGCTAGAGAATGAAGAAAAGACTTGCATGTACGATGAAGAAATTCAAGAGGTTAAAGAAACACATGAACAATGCAAATTCAATGAAATGAATGAATCAGTCACtttcaaaaataaggaaattgaaaGTCAAGGATTTGAAGATGATTGCACTAGCAAACGAAAAGAAAACGAGCAAACTCCTATGCATTCTGAAGCATCTGGACAAAATGTAGGAGCTGAAACGCCTAATCAGGATAATGAAGAGTGTAGAATAGATGCTTTCGAGGTAATTAACGCACAAGAAGTGGCAGAGCATGATGAGCATAGAAACGAGGCTTTATTAGACAAAATCAATGAACAGGAG GTCATATGTCCCAATGCTTCAAGTTCAGGAAATGAAATGGACACAAGTGCAGAACAGACGACAGAACCACCACTAGAAATAAGTCAGACAAACAATGCTGACCAAGGCCCCGAACTAGGTGTTTATGAACAAAGCATCGAAGGAAATGAGGAGGAGGATAAACTAGACTCCAACAAACCTAAGTTCAACATGGAAATGGTTGTCAATCCAATTGAAGAAAGTCAACTCAAAGATGACAGAGAGAACGAAATAAACGGACAACCTACACAAACTCAATCTGGAAATGGGATTTCAACAGCTATTGAACCAAGCCAATATATACAAGAGTGTGAACCAAATGATGCCAAACAAGACGGAAATGTTTCAAATGTGACAAAGTCCTATATAGATGGCCACAGTATTGATGAAAGTACCCCAGATGAGACTGTGCAAACACAAGGAAAGCAACCAGTTGAACCACAAGAGAACATTTTAGAACCATCATCTCCTTCCGAAGCTACAAGCACAACTCAAGGTAAAGAAGACTGCTCGGTGACTTTGCAAGATCTGAATAAAGAGAAGGAAGAGGATCCCATACCAGAAAAGGCAACACAAAGAGAGCTACAAGTATCCTCTGGTTTTGAGCTATATGGGGACTTGCCTTATAAACCAGCAGTTGGAGATGTGAGTAAAACAGAAGAATATTTAGTTCCAGAAGCTCAAGGTGCTAACGATACCCTAGACAATGAAAAGATGGAACCTCGTAGCTGTACAAGTAGTTGCTCACACGAGATCAACAGTGATGCCGATCAGTTTCAGCATAATTCCCAGCAGACCGCTAGAATTTCTTGTGCAGATGAGCCATCCATCAGATCAGTTTCAGAAAATTATGGACATGCCTCCGAGGAAGTCACCGAGAATCAAGAAGAAACAAAAAGTCCAGAGCAATTAATAGAGTTGAATAATGAACAGACTATGGAAGATATCATTGACGGAAGCGGTCGCCAGGCAGTGAAGAGTGAGATGACTGTAGAAGAAAGTAAGAGCGGGGAGAATTATGGACCACACGGTACATCAGCATATGACTCAACTGAAGAG AAACAGGTAGCTGCTGGCTCTATAGAGATAGTCGAAAGATCCTCAGAACCAGTACCCTTCAAAGAAAGCAAAAGGGATGAAGATGAGACTACGGAAGAGAAAGAAGAAACAAGTGCAGATGCTGAGAGTCATGAACCTGAATTCTACAAAATTGACAATGATGCCGACAGATATGAAAAGACATTAAGCAGCACAGAATGCAACACCAAATCAGATGAGTGTTCCATCACCATCAGTAAGAATTCAAAAGAG ATCTCTGAAGAACCACACATCCTTGTCACACCCACAAGTTTGGAAGGAGAAGCTGTTGGGGAAAATTTCCAACAAAGTACATCGGAAGAAAGAACAGAAAATGAG GTAACGCCTATGGAACCCAAGATGCATGCTTCTGAGCTATTACATCAGATGAATGTTCCTAAGCCAGATAATATGGACGACGAAAAGGGAAAACAGCAAGAATCAGCAAAGGGCCTGGAGTGTTGCTCAACTCTGGAGTCTCAACAAGGGAATGACAGAACATTGTTCACTGAAATGGAGGTACCAGAAAATCCGAGTTCAAGAGAAACAGATTCAAGTCACTTCAAAGCAAAGTTGAAGGTAGACGAAATACAAAGTGAAGGCATATTTCCAAATGAAAGTGATGTGCACATGGATTGCCAAGAAAAAGAGAAAATTAGCACCGCTGAAATAATAGCGAGCCATATATGCCAGGAAATTGAAACAGAGGAGAAACTAAATCAACCATCATCTGAGCATCAGAATCAGAGACCTGAAACTAGTACGTTAGTTACAGATGCAAATGACGACCATCACCTGAAACTAGAACAACCATCATTTGGAGAGGAAGTGCTGCATGAAGAGAGTACAGAAAACAGTTTCAGGTCTTTTGATAATCCAACCAAAATTGTATGCGCTCCAGAAGAAAGGGAAATTGAACACCCAAGTTTGGAAGTTGAGCCAGATAGAGACTTGGAGCAAACACAAGATTTGAACGAAAAACTTAGAACAATGGATAACTCAGTAAGGACAGACCCTAATGAACTGCCATCAGAGTTTCAAGGTGTTGAATCTAGTGCAGAAGTAGAGAGTGATAAAGAGGACTCTACACTAGAAAGACTGAATGTTAAGGAAGTCTGCCATTTGAATGAAAAAAGAGAGACTGACGAATCCTCTCAACTTAACTTTAAATCACAACCAATTTTTGGAGAAAACCTAGTAAACTCATGCGAGACATCAGAAGAAATCGGTAATGATACACAGCTCCAAACAGTAAAAAATGAGCTCATGGGTGAAGGCAGTCCTTCGAACTTTGAAGTATATGAAGCTGTAGTGACTGATGCTGCAAGAGAAGAGGAGATGCACGAAGTAAATACA ACGGTTTCCAGTGAAGACCGTGCATTGGAGCAACCTTCCCTGCCCACAACAAAGTCATGTGATGAAACAAAGAAACCTCTGATAGCAGATGAACATTCAGCAAATACCACATTCAGTGTTTCACAAGTTTCTGGCATAAATAACCCACCACCTACTGAAACAAATGCAACAGAAGAGAAG GTCTCAGAAGAGCAACCGATGAAAAAAGTGAGCAATCATGACAGCAATACTCCACAGACAATGCAGATTGATAAAGAAGAGCAGCTCCAAGAAAATTATGATGACTTACACCAGTCATCTCGTCTCCAAGAATTGTGCGGAAAAGACTCGGTAAATATGAGGATTGACGAGCCTGTTGATACCGTAGATGTCCTTTACAATGGAATGAATGTAGAGAACTTCACTAAAGAAGGATCCGTATCAAGTATGAATGAAGTTCCCTCGCTTGAACCAGTGCAATCACTCACTAAGAGTAAAGAAGAAATAGCAGATGAAAAATACAATGAAACGGAGGAAAAGCCAATGCTTCCGTCAATCATTGACGAGAAGAAATCAGGAGAGTGGGTTGTTGTTTCACAAACTCTGCAAGACGACGCAAAAAGGGCAGCAGATGAACCAAAAACTGAGAAGGAGAAAGAAGACACGGAGAATGACCATGGCGAGGAAGATTCAGAGCTGATACCAATGATCTCAGAAGCTTCAAGAGATATCGAACTTAAGACACAGAATAAAAAATCACTGCACATACTGTCAGGTATGGGTTCAAAGATGAAAAATTCAATTTCAAAGGTGAAAAAGGCCATGGCTTGCGCATCTCCTCAGTTTTCACCAGACGACGTAATCATCAAGTTAAATAAAAGTAAGAAAAGTTAA